The following coding sequences are from one Gossypium hirsutum isolate 1008001.06 chromosome A12, Gossypium_hirsutum_v2.1, whole genome shotgun sequence window:
- the LOC121210839 gene encoding 60 kDa chaperonin: MNMNEMDQLVRNYLQKILMLIWTVAFKLSKRKDDDNLQMLHIILFRKKAKPHSLKRNIGQFLGYVWIENEEEVTAKLLEFLESSHATIDVLLAVKEQAAEQDYEKEKLNKRIAKLSGGVAVIQVGASTDFMILHVEFYDFWDMKDVVRL; this comes from the exons ATGAACATGAACGAGATGGACCAATTAGTAAGAAATTATCTGCAGAAGATCTTGATGCTGATTTGGACAG TGGCTTTCAAGTTGTCAAAGAGAAAAGATGATGATAATCTGCAGATGCTTCATATAATTCTCTTCAGAAAGAAAGCAAAG CCTCACAGTTTGAAGAGAAACATTGGTCAATTTTTAGGCTATGTTTGGATTGAGAATGAG GAAGAAGTCACTGCCAAATTATTGGAATTTTTGGAATCCTCTCATGCTACTATAGACGTTCTTCTTGCTGTCAAGGAACAG GCTGCAGAACAGGATTATGAGAAGGAAAAACTTAACAAAAGGATTGCTAAATTATCTGGTGGTGTGGCAGTGATACAG gttggagcTTCAACTGATTTTATGATACTGCATgttgaattttatgatttttgggaCATGAAGGATGTGGTTcgactttga